GGGATTTAAATCCGAAGTATTTATGTGGTAGAGCTGCTGATCAATGCATTTTAGCTTCCTGTGATTCTTTGCTTTCTAGTATCAAATCTGCCTTTCCTAAAAGCTCTGCCTTTTGCTCCTGCAATATTTTAGACCTGACAGCAACAGCACTTCACTGATGTTACAGTTGTTCAGTTCAACTGGAAAGCAAAACGCCACAACCCTCCCACAATTTACACCAACCCTTGCTTATCTCAGAGCTCCAAGAGCCACCAAACTCAGCCGACTGCTCTGATACAGGGAAactggcaggcagcaggaaaggtGCCATTTATTATTGTTCTGTGGGACtagaggaaattttttttttttaatttcttaacaAAACAAGAAGAGGGGAAGGCAAGGCTTGTATGGAATCCCCCCACCCTGAGAAGAGCCACATCCAGGAGCTGGTGGCCAGAGGCACAGTCTGGGGCTGCTACAGAGTTTCCCAGAGGGGAAGGCAAGGTTTGCATGGAACTCCCTGCCCTGGTCAGTACCGTGGATCACTGAGTGCGATGGTGGCCTCCTGCTGCCGCAGCACCCTGGTGCCAGCCGGGACCTTGGCACCAAAGGCTCGTTCCACCTCCTCCAGCTGATCCTCCACCACGtagagcaggcagcagccagcttCTTCCAGCAGGGTTTGCAACAAGGCTGTGCTCACAAGCCCTGCGCCGAAGAGCACGAGGCCGACGCCGCTGCAACCGTGACATGAGGAGGGTGTCAGGCTGTTGGAGGCATCAGGCGCAGGCCCACTTTGGCCAAGAGGTGCAATCCTGGTGTAGGAGGTGGCCAGCGGTGAGGGGTAGCTGGTAGAGGTGGAGGGTGTTGGGTCATCCGTGTGTGTGGCGGGGATGGGGTGGTGGGGAAGCAGGAGTTTGTTGTAGGATGGTGGAGAGGGGATCATGCTGTAGCCAGTGCTGGATCCAGTGGTGATGAGGAAGGACggatgggagagcagggagggtaTATTGAGTGGCAGGggcaggctcaggctcaggctggAGTCGGGatctgcagagctgaggagagAGATATCAGAGGATCagagaatatcctgagctgaaggggatccacaaggatcatcaaatccaactctTGAGAACACCCCACATAAGAACACCCCAAGAATGCCACTAGatgttgtccaaatgcttcctgAGTGGGGTCAGGTGAGACAGACATAATTaaagaatcattaaggttggacAAGACTTCCAAGATCATCAAGGCAAACCTTTGACTGAACACCTCCTTGTCAATTAAACCACACCACTAAGTGccacccacagctccctcaggcaCTCCTCATAGGACTGACTCCCCAGCTCCATGCCCTTCTCTGACCACACTCCAGCCCCTTAATGTCTGTTTTGTAGTGAGGAACAGAACTGGGCACGGCACTTGAGaagcctcagcagtgcccaggacagggggacgggcactggggacactgttCTGGGGTCGGGTGAGACTGAGATGGAGCGAGTGAGGCAGGGAAAGACCGGGTGAGCCCGAGCAGGGGCAGTTGGGTGAGACTGAGATGGGGCGGGTGAcgcagggaaaggcaggatgAACCTGACCAGGGGTCGGTAGGGTGAGGCTGAAATGGAGCGAGTGAGGCAGGGAAAAGCCGGGTGAGCCCGAGCAGGGGTCGGTCGGGTGAGACTGAATGAGGCAGGGAAAGGCCGGGTGCCCCCGAGCAGGGGTCGGTCGGGTGAGGCTGAATGAGGCAGGGAAAAGCCGGGTGCCCCCGAGCAGCGCTGTGTCCCTCACCGGAGCCCCGGGGCGCGCAGCCCCAGCTGCCGGAGCAGGCGGCGGTTGCGGCAGTGGCGGCCCGAGCTGAGGTGCTCCAGGATGCGGTCGCGGCGCACCCTCAGCGGCAGCTGGCACGGCGTGCACAACAGCGTCTCCACGGcgcccgccgggcccgggcccggccccgccggctCCCGCCGCACCGACAGCTCCGAGAACTCGGCCGCGTAGTCGTGCAGCGTCTTCCTCCTCCGCCCCATGGCCCGGCCCCGCTGACTCGGAAGCGGAAGGCCCGCCCGCCTCACGCCGTTgcccggcagcggccccgcTCCGAGCCCCGAGGAGACGGGAGAGACTCCGGGAGAGACCCCAGCCCGGTCCCAGCCGCGGGCGATGGAAGCCGATGACTCGCAGGAACCAGAGCTCGCCGAAACCAtgggacagctccagcaggagctgcggAAAGCCAAGGATGACCACAAGATGGCCATAGGTACCGCGGGAGGTGCCCAGAGCACGCCTTTACCTGCCTAGGTTTCCTTCAGTTCGGCTCCTTTCACCTTGGAAATATTACAGGGTATCGctcaaaggctgaaaagccGCTTGTTTTGAGAACACTTTATTTCTGCCCTTGGAAGTGAAGACCATGAGAAAACCCAGCAGAGAAAGCGCTGAGCAGAGTAGCAAAGCAGGGCTTGAGATGCCCACTCTGCATGTCCTCAGAGCAGCGCCCACCTCAAAGCTGGGTTGTTTAATACacaaggaatcacagaatggtttgggctggaggaACCTTAAAAATCACAGTctcatccctgccatgggcagggacaccttccactatcccagggtgctccaagtcctgtccaacctgccttggacactgccacggatggggcagccacagcttctctggaaaacctgtgccaggcctaaccaccctcacagggaagaattttttctgtATATCCACTCTAACCCTGTTCTCTATtagtgtgaagccattccctcttgtcctgtcacttcagCACCTTGCAAACACTCTCTTTCTTGTCAGCTCCTTGTGGTGCTGGATGGCCACAATTAGTCTCCCTGAAGTGAAACcaccttttcttctccaggctgtaCAAACCCACAAACCACATTATAACCCAGAATTACTGTGGCTGCAGCATTAATGTGACCCAAGTCTGGTCCCAGACTGTTCCCACAGTGGCTTTGCTTATGCTCACCTGAAAAAAGCAGCCACGGAGCGTTCAGCAGGGATTTGCTTTGCTAACAGAGTACTCTCCCACTTCACAGGTGCCATCTCTTCCTTGCAAAGACAGATGGAGATCCAAGAATCTGAGCTTCGGAGAATCAGATCTGAAAAGGAATTGCTCCAGAAGCagctcagagagagagaagtcCAGCTCCAAGCTATGTCTGACAAGGTACAGCCCAAGAGCGTGGTGGCCATGGCTAGCAGgagacacagcagctgggaatttgggatttttgcaCCATTCACTCTCtcacaggcaggaggggaaCCTGTAGCTGTGAAACTGAAGAGTAAAATATTCTCCTTCCAGTTTTGCAGCCTGACAGAAGAACAGAGGCAGGAAGAAGCAGTGGTGGCGATGGTGGAGGAGAACGAAAACCTTCAACAGGTGAATTTGAGCAAAGCCTCTAGAGAAAAgtctggtgtttgctgcttcACTGGGCTGGTTTTAGGGCTGGTGGCGTTTAGCATATAAAACCCCCACTCAATCCAAGTACTTTTAGAGAAAACACCAAATAATACGAGTTATCAGTACTGGTGACATAGTCCAGAGATTCTGCCCAGGAAACATTTGGACCAAACAGTGGGAAAATGAGGCCAAACTTGCTTACTTTCTTCTCCCCAGTGACAGCTGGATTCCTGTATCTGCTCAGGTTGTCACAGAACAGGAATTCCAGCTGGCTGAGCAGAACAAGCTCATCAGTGAGCTACAGGGGACAAtcagccagctgcaggctgaggCTGTGAGCACCCGACTCCACCTCCTGCAGCAGAAACAGGCCCAGAGGGAGACCCAGAGCCAGCTTGAggcactgcagcacacagagctgcaaacCAGAGTGGCACTGGAGCTCATCAGCAGCAAGGTAAGCGTGGCCTCTTTCACCTCAGAGCCCTGTCTCCCTCTTGGGAATCTCAATCCATTTGCTCCCTAGCTGTGGAGCAGGCAGCTCTTGTGccacttaaaaacaaaagagacCTCAAATACCAGAAACTCTTGAGAAAGGTGAGTTCAGGTCAGATTTCTAACAATCCTTCCACACCCAAGGTAACAAGAAGCACCCTAAAGTCATCTCCTGCAGGCAGATGTGCCAGGGAAAGAGCCTTGGCCCACCTAGACCCACATGGTTACCACAGCACTTTCAATGAAGCCCAAACTGCCTGTAATTTCACAGTCTCTGTAGATCAGTGCAAATGCCAAGGAATTGCACATAAAGCCTGAACACACCCGCTCTCCTCTTTTACCCAAAGTTTGAAAGGTACAGAAACAAAATCATCCAGGCTACGTTCAGCGTGGAGGGCATCCAGGACCCCCAGGGCGAGCTCACGGATGATGACGTGCTGGAGGCAATGCAGGTATGTGGCTCTTGCAGACAGcttccagcagccaggaggggacTGCTGAGGTAAGAGGACActttgcagtgctgctcccagccttcCCACCTCTTCACACATGGCTGGTTTTCAGAAAATCTTCAACGAGCGGACGGAGTTCCAGCAGATGCTGAagaacaaaggcagcaggacgtccctgctcagcagtgacagcagcacagcatcaccagcaaGGAGAAGGAAATCCTCCAGGATGGAAAAGCTCTGATGGCTGAGAGCCAGAACCCATCACCAGCGCAGGCTCTGGGGTCTCAGCTCCGAGCTGGTGCCTTACAACAGATTAAACTCATTTTACTGACACCAAGTTCTGTGGGAGTATCTGATTCAATTGTTTCAGCCATGTTAAAGCCATGCTTTAAATGGTTAAAGCAAATTTCTGACACCTCTTCAATTCGATTATGTTCAAGATATAACTCCTGTAAGTTCATTGGGAAGAAAATTTGTGAAATCAGAATGGGCTGAGTTTTCCCATTGCAAATTCCAAGTGCAGCAATTACCTGTCCCCTGTATTCTCTGGTTTATGTTAATTCTGAATCAGAGCACAAGTCACTGGAAGTCCTTGGTCTGTAGTCACACTTGACTTCCCAGAGAAGCCTGAAGCACAAGGCTGGCTTGGCTACAAGCAGCTGGGCAGTGTATAATTCCCATTTTTGCCTTGGGAAGTTTCTAAGTGACCTGACTGAACATCCCCCAGTGCCAAAACGAGGGACAATGCCAGGGCTGcaaaagctgttttatttttccattccaTGTGCAAGTCCCAACATGGGGATGCATTTGACATAGTAGCAGTTCAGTTGGAGCTCTGAGATGTCAATTTACCAGAAAAGAGTCAGTCTGGGGGCCACCTTGGCTTAGGGAGAGGTGTGAGTGCACACTAGTGCTCACCCACACATATAGAGACTGCCAAACAAGAGCTCCAACTGCCTGTATTTTGGAAGTGCTCACCCACAGTAACTCTCTGGGCACACACAAGGTCACCACAATTCCCACAGGGATGGAGGATGGCCCTGAAATGCACTGGGACACACAAACCCTGCAGGTGACTCAACAAATCCCTTAAAAATGGAAGCTGTGCTCATGCCTGAACACAAAAACTGTCACTTTAAAATGCATCCCTCAAGTTCTGACAGCAATTAAACGCTTCTGACAGCAACTAAATGTTCACAGCTGCTCCAGATAAAATTCTGCAGAACAAGATGTCAGCAAAGTGCTCTGGCATTGTGGCTCCAGGTTGTACCCAGCAGAGGACCTCAGTTCCACACTGTCAATTACTGCATTTCTCTGCTGCCATAATAATGATCCAGATGAAACACCAGGAGGACAAAGTGATCTTGCAGAAAAATGTGACTGTGCTTGTTTTAAATGTTGTAATGATCTTCTCTATGCATTCTGACATCCAACAGCTTCTCTGCCTTCAGTCCATGTTTGAAGATGCTGCTCTTTTGCACAGGTGATCTCTGTTAAGGATGAAAATCCCAATTTTCCTTGCTGTAGCTCACCATACTCTGAAGCCATtgctttcccagcaggatgctccacatcttttctttaaaaacccaaaccatctcACTGTGCACCAGTTATGTTGTTGAATACAcgtaaaaaaacccaaataaaggCAATGGAATCCTCTCTCAGCTCAGGCAGCTGCTAACGGATCACAGTCAGCAGAGAGGCCACTGTGGCCAGGTCAGTTTTGGAAGGATAAAGTACTTTCAAGTTCCCATCCATGTCCACCACTCGCACCTGCTCCACCACCAAGGGCAGGTTCAAATTCCCTGGTCCACAGAGAGCATCCGATTCCATATCTGAGCCAGAGCCTTCCTTGTTCTCCAAGGCAGATCTGTTCAGCTCTGCAATTTTCTGTTAAAAGCAAAGTACAGAGAACAACATCAATTCTGTGTCAGGGAACGAAGAGAGGGAGTAACAATACtacaaaaatacaaatcaaCTTCTGCGTTCTTTTCAATGCATGTGAGCAATGACA
This Ammospiza nelsoni isolate bAmmNel1 chromosome 22, bAmmNel1.pri, whole genome shotgun sequence DNA region includes the following protein-coding sequences:
- the CCDC27 gene encoding coiled-coil domain-containing protein 27, producing MEADDSQEPELAETMGQLQQELRKAKDDHKMAIGAISSLQRQMEIQESELRRIRSEKELLQKQLREREVQLQAMSDKFCSLTEEQRQEEAVVAMVEENENLQQVVTEQEFQLAEQNKLISELQGTISQLQAEAVSTRLHLLQQKQAQRETQSQLEALQHTELQTRVALELISSKFERYRNKIIQATFSVEGIQDPQGELTDDDVLEAMQKIFNERTEFQQMLKNKGSRTSLLSSDSSTASPARRRKSSRMEKL